A window of the Cystobacter fuscus genome harbors these coding sequences:
- a CDS encoding SDR family NAD(P)-dependent oxidoreductase, whose protein sequence is MELELKGKSALVTGSSRGIGRAIALSLAREGVRVCLSARGAPGLEAVAAELRASGAEVASIAGDVATPDGAQAAVDAAVRAFGSLDILVNNVGGSGGAGSFDVATAGQWKDVLDSNLLATVWCSQHAVARMKAQGGGCIVHINSIFGREYATSAPYTAAKAAVTALTKEMAVDLARHRIRVNGVAPGAILFPGGSWDRRRQANPEKVEKMVREELPWGRFGTPEEVADVVVFLCSAGARWVTGATLPVDGGQGRAF, encoded by the coding sequence ATGGAGCTGGAACTCAAGGGCAAGAGCGCGCTCGTCACGGGCAGCAGTCGGGGAATCGGACGGGCCATCGCCCTGTCCCTGGCACGAGAGGGCGTCCGTGTCTGTCTGAGCGCTCGAGGAGCCCCGGGGCTGGAGGCGGTGGCGGCGGAGCTGCGTGCCTCCGGCGCCGAGGTGGCCTCCATCGCGGGGGACGTGGCCACCCCCGACGGGGCCCAGGCGGCGGTGGACGCGGCCGTGCGGGCGTTCGGCTCGCTCGACATCCTGGTGAACAACGTGGGCGGCAGCGGGGGCGCGGGCTCCTTCGACGTGGCCACGGCCGGACAGTGGAAGGACGTGCTGGACAGCAACCTGCTCGCGACCGTGTGGTGCAGCCAGCACGCCGTGGCCCGGATGAAGGCCCAGGGCGGCGGCTGCATCGTGCACATCAACTCCATCTTCGGCCGCGAGTACGCCACCAGCGCCCCCTACACCGCGGCCAAGGCGGCCGTCACCGCGCTCACCAAGGAGATGGCCGTGGACCTGGCGCGCCACCGCATCCGCGTCAACGGCGTGGCCCCGGGCGCCATCCTCTTCCCCGGCGGGAGCTGGGATCGCCGCCGTCAGGCCAACCCGGAGAAGGTGGAGAAGATGGTTCGCGAGGAGCTGCCCTGGGGCCGCTTCGGCACCCCCGAGGAGGTGGCCGACGTGGTCGTCTTCCTGTGCTCGGCGGGCGCACGCTGGGTGACGGGCGCCACCCTCCCCGTCGATGGCGGACAGGGCCGCGCCTTCTGA
- the fusA gene encoding elongation factor G: MSRNTRIERYRNIGIMAHIDAGKTTLTERILFFTGRIHAMGEVHTGSTEMDWMVQEKQRGITITSAATTASWTPVRGPFSGQAHRLNIIDTPGHVDFTIEVERSLRVLDGAVAVFDASQGVEPQSETVWRQADRHGVPRIAFINKMDKVGADFDMCVDSIRQRLGARPVPVQLPIGEGADFRGLIDLVRMRAFFFDEEGGETREGQDIPASSREWAEALRLRLIEACAEEDGTLLEKYVDGRWDDITEEELERALRSGTLQRRLVPVLGGAAFKNKGVRMLLDAIVNYLPAPSDLRASAEDEPVSALVFKLMHDKAVGTIVFLRVYSGTLRTGMAVLNTRQQRRERVGRLMFMHANKREEVDEVHAGDICAALNLKGVRTGDTLCSPESPVLLESLHVPEPVIQLAVEAASRADQQRMEEGLARLAAEDPSLHVGVDAESGQQLLSGMGELHLEIIVDRLRTEYGVEARVGQPKVAWRETLRRRVRQEYRHVRQSGGPGQYAHVVLEVGPAPRGAGLVFVDDTHGGVIPREFIPAIEKGVEGAMRRGVLSGHPVVDVEVRLLDGSTHVRDSTPQAFMMAGSLAFQEAARHAGVQLLEPVMDVEVTTPEEFLGDVLGDVSSRRGRVVGMEGHGTTRSVSARVPMANLFGYVTSLRGRTQGRASASLRLSAYEPVPDALQDSVLAAQA, encoded by the coding sequence ATGTCTCGCAACACCCGAATCGAGCGCTATCGCAACATCGGCATCATGGCCCACATCGACGCGGGCAAGACCACGCTCACCGAGCGCATCCTCTTCTTCACCGGCCGCATCCACGCCATGGGCGAGGTGCACACCGGCTCCACCGAGATGGACTGGATGGTGCAGGAGAAGCAGCGCGGCATCACCATCACCTCGGCGGCCACCACCGCCTCCTGGACGCCCGTGCGCGGGCCCTTCTCGGGCCAGGCCCATCGGCTCAACATCATCGACACGCCGGGGCACGTGGACTTCACCATCGAGGTGGAGCGTTCGCTGCGCGTGCTCGATGGGGCCGTGGCCGTGTTCGACGCCAGCCAGGGCGTGGAGCCCCAGTCCGAGACGGTCTGGCGTCAGGCGGATCGCCACGGCGTGCCGCGCATCGCGTTCATCAACAAGATGGACAAGGTGGGCGCGGACTTCGACATGTGCGTGGACTCCATCCGTCAGCGGCTGGGGGCCCGGCCCGTGCCGGTGCAACTGCCCATCGGCGAGGGCGCGGACTTCCGCGGCCTCATCGACCTGGTCCGCATGCGCGCCTTCTTCTTCGACGAGGAGGGCGGCGAGACCCGCGAGGGACAGGACATCCCCGCTTCCTCGCGCGAGTGGGCCGAGGCCCTGCGCCTGCGGCTCATCGAGGCGTGCGCCGAGGAGGACGGCACGCTGCTGGAGAAGTACGTGGACGGGCGTTGGGACGACATCACCGAGGAGGAGCTGGAGCGCGCGCTGCGCTCGGGGACGCTCCAGAGGAGGCTCGTGCCCGTGCTGGGTGGGGCGGCCTTCAAGAACAAGGGAGTGCGCATGTTGCTGGACGCCATCGTCAACTACCTGCCCGCGCCGTCGGACCTGCGTGCGTCCGCCGAGGACGAGCCCGTGAGTGCGCTCGTCTTCAAGCTCATGCACGACAAGGCCGTGGGGACCATCGTGTTCCTGCGCGTCTACTCGGGCACGCTGCGCACGGGCATGGCCGTGCTCAACACCCGTCAACAGCGCCGCGAGCGCGTGGGACGTCTCATGTTCATGCATGCCAACAAGCGCGAGGAGGTGGACGAGGTGCACGCGGGCGACATCTGCGCCGCGCTCAACCTCAAGGGCGTGCGCACCGGCGACACGCTCTGCTCCCCCGAGTCCCCCGTGCTCCTCGAGTCGCTCCACGTCCCCGAGCCCGTCATCCAGCTCGCCGTGGAGGCCGCCTCGCGCGCGGACCAGCAGCGCATGGAGGAGGGGCTCGCCCGGCTCGCGGCGGAGGATCCCTCGTTGCACGTGGGCGTGGATGCCGAGTCCGGACAGCAACTGCTCTCCGGCATGGGAGAGCTGCACCTGGAGATCATCGTGGACCGGCTGAGAACCGAGTACGGCGTGGAAGCCCGAGTGGGACAACCCAAGGTGGCCTGGCGCGAGACGCTGCGCCGCCGTGTGCGTCAGGAGTACCGTCATGTCCGGCAGAGCGGTGGCCCCGGCCAGTACGCCCATGTGGTGCTCGAGGTCGGTCCGGCGCCTCGCGGCGCGGGGCTCGTCTTCGTGGACGACACGCACGGTGGCGTCATCCCCAGGGAGTTCATCCCCGCCATCGAGAAGGGAGTGGAGGGGGCCATGCGGCGCGGGGTGCTCTCGGGCCACCCGGTGGTGGACGTGGAGGTGCGGCTGCTCGATGGGAGCACGCACGTGCGTGACTCCACCCCGCAGGCCTTCATGATGGCCGGCTCGCTCGCCTTCCAGGAGGCCGCGCGCCACGCGGGCGTGCAGTTGCTCGAGCCCGTGATGGACGTGGAGGTCACCACGCCCGAGGAGTTCCTCGGTGACGTGCTCGGGGACGTGTCCTCCCGGCGCGGACGGGTGGTGGGGATGGAGGGCCATGGGACCACGCGGAGCGTCTCCGCGCGGGTGCCCATGGCGAACCTCTTCGGCTATGTGACGAGCCTCCGGGGCCGCACGCAGGGTCGCGCCTCGGCCAGCCTGCGCCTGTCCGCCTACGAGCCCGTCCCCGATGCGCTCCAGGACTCCGTGCTGGCGGCGCAGGCGTGA
- the gnd gene encoding phosphogluconate dehydrogenase (NAD(+)-dependent, decarboxylating) codes for MELGMIGLGRMGSSMVRRLLGAGHRCVVHDVRRESVEWLQRDGAVGASSLKELVRQLPAPRSVWLMLPAGVVDSTLRDLAALLEPGDTIIEGGNSHYRDDLRRAAELRARDLHYVDVGVSGGVWGQERGYCLMIGGEPGPVHRLQSVFSALAPGVASAPRTPGREGPPSSAEQGWLHCGPNGAGHFVKMVHNGIEYGLMAAYAEGLAVLHHANVGRHPPKADAETAPLREPGAYLYDFHLPDVVEVWRRGSVIGSWLLDLTAQALGKNPELSDFSGRVSDSGEGRWTQQAAIDEGVPTPVLASALYSRFTSQGEADFANKVQSAMRFAFGGHLEKKGGG; via the coding sequence ATGGAATTGGGAATGATCGGGCTGGGCCGGATGGGCTCCTCGATGGTGCGTCGGCTGCTCGGGGCGGGACACCGCTGCGTCGTGCACGACGTGCGCCGCGAGAGCGTGGAATGGCTCCAGCGCGACGGCGCCGTGGGGGCCTCCTCCCTGAAGGAACTGGTGCGCCAGCTTCCCGCGCCGCGCTCGGTGTGGCTGATGCTGCCCGCGGGCGTGGTGGACAGCACGCTGCGCGACCTGGCGGCCCTGCTCGAGCCGGGAGACACGATCATCGAGGGTGGCAATTCCCATTACCGGGATGACCTGCGCCGGGCGGCGGAGCTGCGAGCGAGGGACCTGCACTACGTGGACGTGGGCGTGAGCGGCGGGGTGTGGGGCCAGGAGCGGGGGTACTGCCTGATGATTGGTGGCGAGCCGGGCCCCGTGCACCGGTTGCAGTCCGTCTTCTCCGCGCTGGCCCCGGGAGTCGCCTCCGCGCCCCGCACGCCGGGCCGCGAGGGCCCCCCGTCCTCCGCGGAGCAGGGCTGGCTGCACTGTGGTCCCAATGGGGCGGGCCACTTCGTGAAGATGGTGCACAACGGCATCGAGTACGGCCTCATGGCCGCCTACGCCGAGGGGCTCGCCGTGCTCCACCACGCCAACGTGGGCCGCCATCCCCCCAAGGCCGACGCGGAGACCGCCCCGCTGCGCGAGCCCGGCGCCTATCTGTACGACTTCCACCTGCCCGACGTGGTCGAGGTGTGGCGGCGCGGCAGCGTCATCGGCTCGTGGCTGCTCGACCTGACGGCCCAGGCGCTGGGCAAGAATCCCGAGCTGAGTGACTTCTCCGGCCGCGTGTCCGACTCGGGAGAGGGGCGGTGGACGCAGCAGGCCGCCATCGACGAGGGCGTGCCCACGCCGGTGCTCGCCAGTGCCCTCTATTCGCGCTTCACCAGCCAGGGGGAGGCGGACTTCGCCAACAAGGTCCAGTCCGCCATGCGCTTCGCCTTCGGTGGCCACCTGGAGAAGAAAGGAGGCGGGTGA
- a CDS encoding peptidylprolyl isomerase, with amino-acid sequence MKSIVSSCCAVLVLLASASLADPPKKEKAPPAPAGKVNVVLRTEKGEIELELDEAHAPTTVRNFLGYVDSGLFKGGVFHRTVTPGNQPNNPVKIEVIQGGADPSRKAELRAPIALERTSVTGLRHKDGTVSMARDTPDSAVSDFFICIGDQPELDFGGKRNPDGQGFGAFGRVVRGMDVVRAIQQAPARGQQLTPSVKILEATRKK; translated from the coding sequence ATGAAGTCGATTGTGTCCTCGTGCTGTGCCGTCCTGGTGCTGCTCGCCTCCGCTTCCCTCGCCGATCCGCCGAAGAAGGAGAAGGCTCCTCCCGCGCCCGCGGGCAAGGTGAACGTGGTGCTGCGCACGGAGAAGGGAGAGATCGAGCTGGAACTCGACGAGGCCCATGCTCCCACCACCGTGCGCAACTTCCTCGGCTACGTGGACTCGGGGCTGTTCAAGGGCGGGGTGTTCCACCGCACCGTGACGCCCGGCAACCAGCCGAACAACCCGGTGAAGATCGAGGTCATCCAGGGTGGCGCCGATCCATCCCGCAAGGCCGAGCTGCGCGCCCCCATCGCCCTGGAGCGCACGAGCGTCACCGGCCTGCGGCACAAGGACGGCACGGTCTCCATGGCCCGGGACACGCCCGACTCGGCGGTGTCCGACTTCTTCATCTGCATTGGCGATCAGCCCGAGCTGGATTTCGGTGGCAAGCGCAACCCGGATGGGCAGGGGTTCGGGGCCTTTGGCCGGGTGGTGCGGGGCATGGACGTGGTGCGCGCCATCCAGCAGGCCCCCGCCCGGGGTCAGCAGCTCACCCCGTCCGTGAAGATCCTCGAGGCCACGCGCAAGAAGTGA
- the zwf gene encoding glucose-6-phosphate dehydrogenase, whose product MAAQPLSDALVFFGATGDLAFKQIFPALQALVARENLSVPIIGVAKADWNLERLRQRARESIQAHGQDDPASLERLCQLLRYVDGDYRDPKTFALVREALGKAQRPLHYLAIPPSMFGTVVEGLSKSSCLQEARVVVEKPFGRDLASARELNATLLRYLPESSIFRIDHFLGKEPVQNLLFFRFANVFLEPIWNRQHVRSVQVTLAESFGIKGRGAFYDEVGAIRDVLQNHLLQIVALLAMDAPFCSSAEALRDEKARVFKAMRSLTPDSVVRGQFRGYRQVPGVSPTSNVETFAAVRLFIDSWRWADVPFFIRAGKCLPTDATEVFVELNHPPRPIFEEPTQASPNFVRFRLGPDVRISLGARAKKPGSTMEGEDVDLVARELPEVVVKPYERLLGDAMRGDVSLFARQESVEEAWRVVDPILDDGSRVYEYEPGTWGPSEADVLAPQGSWRTVLRDSGGVSVVRDSRDEHPRSREGHEEGTPRVKPARP is encoded by the coding sequence ATGGCCGCTCAGCCCTTGTCCGATGCCCTCGTGTTCTTCGGCGCCACCGGAGACCTCGCCTTCAAGCAGATCTTCCCCGCGCTCCAGGCGCTGGTGGCGCGCGAGAACCTGTCCGTGCCCATCATCGGCGTGGCCAAGGCGGACTGGAACCTGGAGCGGCTGCGGCAGCGTGCCCGAGAGAGCATCCAGGCGCATGGCCAGGACGATCCGGCCTCGCTCGAGCGCCTGTGCCAGCTCCTGCGCTACGTGGATGGGGATTATCGAGACCCCAAGACCTTCGCCCTGGTGCGCGAGGCGCTCGGCAAGGCCCAGCGTCCGCTGCACTACCTGGCCATCCCCCCGAGCATGTTCGGCACGGTGGTGGAGGGGCTGTCGAAGTCGAGCTGCCTCCAGGAGGCACGCGTGGTGGTGGAGAAGCCCTTCGGGCGCGATCTGGCCTCGGCGCGCGAGCTCAACGCGACGCTGCTGCGCTACCTGCCCGAGTCCTCCATCTTCCGGATCGACCATTTCCTCGGGAAGGAGCCGGTGCAGAACCTGCTGTTCTTCCGCTTCGCCAACGTCTTCCTGGAGCCCATCTGGAACCGGCAGCACGTGCGCAGCGTGCAGGTGACGCTCGCGGAGAGCTTCGGCATCAAGGGCCGTGGGGCTTTCTACGACGAGGTGGGCGCCATCCGGGACGTGTTGCAGAACCACCTGCTGCAGATCGTCGCGCTGCTCGCCATGGACGCGCCCTTCTGCTCGTCCGCGGAGGCGCTGCGCGACGAGAAGGCGCGGGTCTTCAAGGCGATGCGCTCGCTCACGCCGGACAGCGTGGTGCGGGGCCAGTTCCGCGGCTACCGGCAGGTGCCCGGGGTGTCACCCACGTCCAATGTGGAGACGTTCGCCGCGGTGCGGCTGTTCATCGACTCGTGGAGATGGGCGGACGTGCCCTTCTTCATCCGCGCCGGCAAGTGCCTGCCCACCGACGCGACCGAGGTCTTCGTCGAGCTCAACCACCCGCCGCGGCCGATCTTCGAGGAGCCGACGCAGGCGTCGCCCAACTTCGTGCGCTTCCGGCTGGGCCCCGACGTGCGCATCTCGCTCGGGGCGAGGGCGAAGAAGCCGGGCAGCACGATGGAGGGCGAGGACGTGGACCTGGTGGCGAGGGAGCTGCCCGAGGTGGTGGTGAAGCCCTACGAGCGGCTGCTGGGGGACGCGATGCGGGGGGACGTGTCGCTCTTCGCGCGCCAGGAGAGCGTGGAGGAGGCGTGGCGGGTGGTGGACCCCATTCTCGACGATGGCAGCCGGGTGTACGAGTACGAGCCGGGCACCTGGGGGCCGAGCGAAGCGGACGTGCTGGCGCCCCAGGGCTCGTGGCGTACGGTGCTGCGGGACTCGGGGGGAGTGAGCGTGGTCCGGGACTCGCGCGACGAGCACCCGCGCAGCCGCGAGGGACACGAGGAGGGCACGCCCCGCGTCAAACCGGCCCGGCCGTGA
- a CDS encoding glycoside hydrolase family 15 protein — MSWLIEDYALIGDTQTAALVGRDGSIDWLCLPRFDSGACFAALLGHPEHGRWKLAPAGRRVPRVRRRYRPDSLVLETEFTTPEGVVRVVDLMPPRDRTPDVVRVVEGVRGRVPMHMQLVIRFDYGSVVPWVTREAGEWRAVAGPDALSLYTPVAVHGHHLTTVADFTVSEGQRIPFVLRWHPSHEPAPTPLDGLEALADTEDWWREWFSHCTYQGAWSEAVRTSLMTLKALTYAPTGGIVAAATTSLPERLGGQRNWDYRFCWLRDATFTLYALSLGGFREEAEAWRSWLMRSVAGDASKLQIMYGVGGERRLPELNLGWLPGYGHSRPVRVGNAAVSQLQLDVYGEVMDAIHQAHRMELRDDPRSWDVALVLMDFLESGWKQPDSGLWEVRGPPQHFTYSKVMAWVAFDRAVKTVERYGMEGPVEHWREVRDAIHREVCQRAYDPKRRTFTQAYGSDNLDASLLLLPLVGFVSPRDPRMVGTVRAIEQELMYRGLVRRYHTHETDDGLPPGEGLFLACSFWLADNYVLQGRRREAEALFERLLGLRNDVGLLAEEYEPSLQRQLGNYPQAFSHVGLVNTAFNLESHRIGPALHRRENHVGEPEAEAPAP, encoded by the coding sequence ATGTCTTGGCTCATCGAGGACTACGCCCTCATCGGAGATACGCAGACAGCGGCGCTGGTGGGCCGGGACGGCTCCATCGACTGGCTGTGTCTGCCCCGTTTCGACTCGGGCGCGTGCTTCGCGGCCCTGCTGGGGCATCCCGAGCATGGCCGTTGGAAGCTCGCGCCCGCGGGCCGCCGGGTACCCCGGGTGCGGCGGCGCTACCGTCCGGACAGCCTCGTGCTGGAGACGGAGTTCACCACGCCGGAGGGGGTGGTGCGGGTGGTGGACCTCATGCCGCCGCGCGACCGCACTCCGGATGTCGTCCGCGTGGTGGAGGGCGTGCGGGGCCGGGTGCCCATGCACATGCAGCTCGTCATCCGCTTCGACTATGGCTCGGTGGTGCCCTGGGTGACGCGCGAGGCGGGCGAGTGGCGCGCGGTGGCGGGCCCGGACGCGCTCAGCCTCTACACGCCCGTGGCGGTGCACGGCCACCACCTCACCACCGTGGCGGACTTCACCGTCTCCGAGGGTCAGCGCATCCCCTTCGTCCTGCGCTGGCACCCCTCGCACGAGCCCGCGCCCACGCCCCTGGATGGCCTGGAGGCGCTCGCGGACACCGAGGACTGGTGGAGGGAATGGTTCAGCCACTGCACCTACCAGGGAGCCTGGAGCGAGGCGGTGCGCACGTCGCTGATGACGCTCAAGGCGCTCACCTACGCGCCCACGGGGGGAATCGTCGCGGCGGCCACCACGTCGCTGCCCGAGCGGCTCGGCGGTCAGCGCAACTGGGACTACCGCTTCTGCTGGCTGCGCGACGCCACCTTCACCCTGTATGCGCTGTCGCTCGGGGGCTTCCGGGAGGAGGCCGAGGCGTGGCGCTCCTGGCTCATGCGCTCGGTGGCGGGCGATGCGTCCAAGCTGCAGATCATGTACGGCGTGGGCGGTGAGCGGCGGCTCCCGGAACTGAACCTGGGCTGGCTGCCGGGCTATGGGCACTCGCGGCCGGTGCGCGTGGGCAACGCCGCGGTCAGTCAGCTCCAGTTGGATGTCTATGGCGAGGTGATGGACGCGATCCACCAGGCGCACCGCATGGAGCTGAGAGATGACCCGCGCTCCTGGGACGTGGCGCTCGTGCTCATGGACTTCCTCGAGTCTGGCTGGAAGCAGCCCGACTCGGGCCTGTGGGAGGTGCGCGGGCCTCCCCAGCACTTCACCTACTCGAAGGTGATGGCGTGGGTGGCGTTCGATCGCGCGGTGAAGACGGTGGAGCGCTACGGCATGGAGGGGCCGGTGGAGCACTGGCGCGAGGTGCGCGACGCCATCCACCGCGAGGTGTGCCAGCGCGCCTACGACCCGAAGCGGCGCACCTTCACGCAGGCCTACGGCTCGGACAACCTGGACGCGAGCCTGCTGCTGCTGCCCCTGGTGGGCTTCGTGTCACCGAGGGATCCGCGCATGGTGGGCACCGTGCGGGCCATCGAGCAGGAGCTCATGTACCGGGGGCTCGTGCGGCGCTACCACACCCACGAGACGGATGACGGACTGCCGCCGGGGGAAGGACTCTTCCTCGCCTGTTCCTTCTGGCTCGCGGACAACTACGTCCTGCAGGGCCGCAGGAGGGAGGCGGAGGCGCTCTTCGAGCGGTTGCTCGGGCTGCGCAACGACGTGGGGCTGCTGGCCGAGGAGTATGAGCCCTCGTTGCAGCGCCAGCTCGGCAACTACCCCCAGGCCTTCTCGCACGTGGGGCTCGTCAACACGGCGTTCAACCTCGAGAGCCACCGCATCGGCCCCGCGCTGCACCGGCGCGAGAATCACGTCGGGGAGCCGGAGGCCGAGGCCCCCGCCCCGTGA